The Myxococcus xanthus genome contains the following window.
CTTACGCCTGGGTGGCCCAGCCGGGAAGCGAGCGGTACTCGATGGGGTGGCCGAGGGCCTCGGCGTGACGGATGCCCAGCTTCATCCCCTCCGAGTAGCCGAGGTCCGTGTAGACCACCGTGGCCTGCGCGACGCGGCGGAATTCGAAGCCCGCCTCGATGCCGTGGTTGCGCTCCTCGGGGACCTCATCCCGCAGCACCCCAGGCTGCGTGTAGAGCAGGTGGCTCGCGTAGGGGGCCTCGCCGCGCCGGAGGCAGTCGCTGAGGGCCGCCCGGGCATACGCGACGTTGCGCTCGATGTCACCGGCGTAAGGGCTCTCGACAATCACGATGGGGCGGCTCATGGGGTTCTCCGTGTGTTGGCGGGGCCGTCGCTGGCCGTCGCGAAACACATACATCCCTGCGTGCGGATGGGAAGCAAGTCGCGTCTGGTGTTTTGTGTCGAATGTGGTCTGCGCCCAGGGTTGGGAGCGTGTTTCGTGTGGTGTTTCAGTGTCACGGGATTGGGAGAGGAGCCCGCGCGGTGCTGCGGCGCGGGTTCCCCCTTCCTCTGCTGCTCAGCGCGGCAGC
Protein-coding sequences here:
- a CDS encoding DUF7768 domain-containing protein, with product MSRPIVIVESPYAGDIERNVAYARAALSDCLRRGEAPYASHLLYTQPGVLRDEVPEERNHGIEAGFEFRRVAQATVVYTDLGYSEGMKLGIRHAEALGHPIEYRSLPGWATQA